TTAGGCTCGATCGACTTGGCGGCGGCGGACGTGATAGGTCGGGAAAGTGCCGTAACCTTTAGCCCAAGGCGTTTGTCCCACATAATCGCAAGTTAATTCGCAAACCTCGTCGCAAGAGGCAATAGCTGCAAAGGCTTGACTGGCATATACTTTCCCCGGTGGCGTAATTGGCTCGATCCTAGCGGTGTGGCTGACATGGGTACCGATGTAATTTATTTTGCCGGTAATCGGATCGATGTGTCGGTATACCGGGCCAGCGTGTAAGGCTATTCGCAAATTTAGACCTTCCGGCAACCCTTTTTCTGTCCAGTCTGTACTTTGAACAAAATCGCACAGATCCAGAGCAAATAAACCTGCATCTCGCACATTCGAGAATACAAAATAGAGAGCGTCTCCCCAAGTATTTTTCATGATCGGCCCATAAGCAGACTGAGCGCTCATCTCGGCAACACCTCCTAAGAAATATTGCACAAATGGGAAGATTTGATCTTCTGTGAGATGAGAATAGTGGACTACATCGGCGAACAATAGCGCCTTAATCTGCCGACCGCACTCTTTATTGGTTAGTTCTCGGTGATTAGCTAATGACCCATCGCTGATGACTGATGAATCTTGAGTATCGACAAACGATCGCAGAATCGATTCCAAATCAATGACTTCTACGTCGTAACCCCAGCTTTGCCAATGCTCGATCGCACTAGCAGTACCGCCGGGGCCGCCTGGTTGGCCGTTCCAAACTGCCAGGGGTACAAGTTCTGTTTCTAGCTGTTCTGCCCGCATTTTGGCTAACCCGTGTAGCAAACGATTCGCGTACTCGTACAAAACATTAGTCTCTTGCAACTTGCGATTGGAAGCGACGATCGTCTCTGTAGCTCGATCGAGTAATTTCTCGAACCGCTCCACCCATTTGCTACCAGGAACGATATCGACCGAATCTTTAATAAACTGCTCTCGATCGTAGGGCAGCACAATATGAATTTCGCCTTTTAATTCCAGAATTGCTTCCAAAAACAAGATATCCGAACCGCAGGCAGCAGAGGCATAACCCAGGCGGGCGTCGAGTTTTTTGAGGCGATCGAGAATCGCTTTATACACAGTTGATTCCAGATGCGGTGGAAATCTCAGTGTGGTGCGATCGGGTTGGTCGATCATGTGTCCGCTAAACACAACGACGCGGGGTATGTGGAACCATTGCTTGATGCGTCCTGTATCGCCTTCCAAATACTGCACCAGGATAGTTGCATTGCGACGGGTAGAACTTAAATCTCCATATCGCCCCTGCCCTACCTGCGCTGCTTGTCCGTACCAATCCTCAGCTTCTGACCATTCTCGCAAAATCAGGGCCGCTTCTCCTAACGTTGCCAAAAGCCAATATTCATCGCTACTTCGCTGTGACTGGGGCTTTAGCTTTTGCAAGCATTTCTGTCGCACTTCTTCTGCCAGGACTTTAGCGCGTTCTTCATTTCCCATCAACATTGCCATCGTGGCAGCATTGATACCTGGGTAATGACTGCCACTTAACTGATATGCTTGTTCGTACCCTTCGGCAGCTAAACGCAGTTGACGGTTTTGTTCTTCCAGATCGGTTGCCTGCTTCCAAAGGTCTTTGTGAGTGCGAGCTAAAAGACCGAGGGTTTCTTCATCCCTGTGACCGCATTCTAGTAGCTGCAACAAGATAGAATTGGCTCTTACAGTTGCGCCGCTACGTGCTAAGGATAAGGCTAGAAGTTGCTGCAAACGCACATCGTTCGGCCAGTGTTTCAGTCCGATTGCCAGGACATCATAAGCCATCAACGGTTCCCCCAATTGGAGGATTTGGTCGCCCAGCACTCGGTAAATATCGGACGTGCGAGGTTTGAGTCCTATAGTTTGCCGCTGTATTGCCAGGAGGGAAACTAAATTCATTCCGCATGAATCTTGCAGAACTTCCAATACCATATCTAAGTCTTTATCGTCCGTCACGGCGAGATTTTCAGCAGCGGTACCGTTCGCCTCGATGTGATAGCCCAAAGCTAAAAGCGCTTTTAAAACTTGCAGGACGATTATGCGATCGTAATGTTTTTCCGATTCTGGCAAATCCTCATAAGCTACCAATCCAGGATGTTCCTTACGAGTATCGTCTCGCTGCGGCCCATATTGCCAACCATCTGCTAATCGCTGCTGCGCCCAAATCTCGTGAGTATTCTTGGAAAGTATTTCAGTCAGTTTGAGAATTTCTGCTGTAAGTGTTACTTTTGACGTATCTATAGGTTCGGGTTTGTAATTTATTTTCTCTGGCTTTTCCATAATTTACGTTGATGCGACTAACTGCACATCGGTATCTGTGCTGTATTATAAAAAGCTAACTAATGCACCTCAAAACTTATCAACTCTTGATAAGTTAAATAAAGGATGATTCCTAAAAATTATATCATAAATATCCAAATCTCACTCTATCGATAGAGATATTTTATTGATAACGAAACTTATACTTACATTATTAAATCTTGGTGTTTAAGATGAAAGCTTTATTAATGAGTTCGATGCGATCGCCGCC
The Aerosakkonema funiforme FACHB-1375 genome window above contains:
- a CDS encoding TRAFs-binding domain-containing protein, with the translated sequence MEKPEKINYKPEPIDTSKVTLTAEILKLTEILSKNTHEIWAQQRLADGWQYGPQRDDTRKEHPGLVAYEDLPESEKHYDRIIVLQVLKALLALGYHIEANGTAAENLAVTDDKDLDMVLEVLQDSCGMNLVSLLAIQRQTIGLKPRTSDIYRVLGDQILQLGEPLMAYDVLAIGLKHWPNDVRLQQLLALSLARSGATVRANSILLQLLECGHRDEETLGLLARTHKDLWKQATDLEEQNRQLRLAAEGYEQAYQLSGSHYPGINAATMAMLMGNEERAKVLAEEVRQKCLQKLKPQSQRSSDEYWLLATLGEAALILREWSEAEDWYGQAAQVGQGRYGDLSSTRRNATILVQYLEGDTGRIKQWFHIPRVVVFSGHMIDQPDRTTLRFPPHLESTVYKAILDRLKKLDARLGYASAACGSDILFLEAILELKGEIHIVLPYDREQFIKDSVDIVPGSKWVERFEKLLDRATETIVASNRKLQETNVLYEYANRLLHGLAKMRAEQLETELVPLAVWNGQPGGPGGTASAIEHWQSWGYDVEVIDLESILRSFVDTQDSSVISDGSLANHRELTNKECGRQIKALLFADVVHYSHLTEDQIFPFVQYFLGGVAEMSAQSAYGPIMKNTWGDALYFVFSNVRDAGLFALDLCDFVQSTDWTEKGLPEGLNLRIALHAGPVYRHIDPITGKINYIGTHVSHTARIEPITPPGKVYASQAFAAIASCDEVCELTCDYVGQTPWAKGYGTFPTYHVRRRQVDRA